A genomic window from Synergistaceae bacterium includes:
- a CDS encoding methylmalonyl-CoA mutase family protein: MFDPKQLQEVAECKKGYEAEVEKALAKSPERKENFTTGGGIPLKRIYTPEDLEGLDYGKDLGFPGQYPYTRGVQPTMYRGRFWTMRQYAGFATAEDSNRRYRYLLSQGTTGLSVAFDLPTQIGYDSDDPMAIGECGKVGVAIDSLADAEILFDQIPLNKVSTSMTINAPAAILLAMYIAVAEKQGTPMCDLSGTIQNDILKEYIARGTYIFPPRPSMRLITDIFDFCSKNIPKWNTISISGYHIREAGSTAIQEVAFTLADGIAYIDAAIKAGQDPNVFGKRLSFFFNSHNDFLEEVAKFRAARKIWAKIMKDRFCVTNKSAQMLRFHTQTAGCTLTAQQAENNIVRVAIQTMAAVCGGTQSLHTNSLDEALALPTDKSVRIALRTQQIVAYESGITNTVDPLAGSYAVEALTKQIEDGAWEYIKKIDEIGGMMAAIEKGFPQKHIQDAAYDYQKSIESGDRIIVGVNKFQIDEDTSDRKLLKVDASVGVNQIKKLKAMKEARDNVKVRDCLEAIRKGAKGEENLMPLILDAVRHYTTEGEICGVLREEFGEYKENVVL; this comes from the coding sequence GTCGAAAAGGCTCTGGCGAAAAGTCCGGAGAGAAAGGAAAACTTTACTACCGGCGGCGGTATTCCTCTTAAGAGGATATATACCCCCGAAGACTTGGAAGGTCTTGACTACGGCAAAGACCTTGGTTTCCCAGGGCAGTACCCTTATACAAGGGGTGTTCAGCCAACAATGTACCGCGGCCGTTTCTGGACGATGCGCCAGTATGCCGGATTTGCCACGGCGGAGGATTCAAACAGACGTTACCGTTATCTTCTGAGCCAGGGTACGACAGGGCTCTCTGTTGCATTTGACCTCCCGACGCAGATCGGTTATGACTCTGACGATCCCATGGCGATAGGGGAATGCGGTAAGGTCGGAGTTGCGATAGACAGTCTTGCGGACGCAGAGATACTCTTTGATCAGATCCCTCTCAATAAAGTCTCGACATCAATGACGATCAATGCCCCTGCGGCGATTCTCCTTGCAATGTACATTGCAGTCGCCGAAAAACAGGGCACACCCATGTGCGACCTTTCAGGAACGATACAGAATGATATTCTCAAGGAATATATCGCACGCGGTACTTATATATTCCCTCCAAGGCCGTCAATGCGCCTAATTACTGACATATTTGATTTCTGCAGCAAAAACATCCCTAAGTGGAACACAATTTCTATCTCCGGCTACCATATCCGCGAAGCCGGTTCAACAGCGATCCAGGAAGTAGCGTTCACTCTTGCGGACGGGATCGCATATATTGACGCTGCTATAAAAGCGGGGCAGGATCCTAACGTTTTTGGAAAACGCCTCTCATTCTTCTTTAATTCGCATAATGATTTCCTTGAAGAGGTAGCTAAATTCCGTGCGGCGCGCAAGATATGGGCGAAGATAATGAAGGATCGCTTCTGCGTCACGAACAAGAGCGCCCAGATGCTCCGTTTCCACACCCAGACAGCAGGCTGCACGCTGACAGCGCAGCAGGCGGAGAACAACATAGTCAGGGTCGCTATTCAGACTATGGCGGCTGTTTGCGGCGGTACTCAGTCGCTGCACACGAACAGCCTTGACGAAGCTCTCGCGCTTCCGACGGACAAATCCGTCCGCATCGCGCTCCGCACGCAGCAGATCGTGGCTTACGAGTCCGGGATCACGAACACGGTCGATCCTCTTGCAGGCAGTTATGCCGTCGAAGCACTCACGAAGCAGATAGAGGATGGCGCATGGGAATATATCAAGAAGATCGATGAGATCGGCGGGATGATGGCGGCTATCGAAAAGGGCTTCCCGCAGAAGCATATCCAGGATGCGGCCTATGATTATCAGAAGTCTATCGAATCCGGCGACCGTATAATTGTAGGTGTCAACAAGTTCCAGATAGACGAGGATACTTCCGATCGCAAGCTGCTTAAAGTCGATGCAAGCGTAGGCGTTAACCAGATCAAGAAGCTTAAGGCCATGAAAGAAGCCCGTGACAACGTAAAGGTCCGGGATTGCCTTGAGGCGATCCGTAAGGGTGCCAAGGGCGAGGAAAATCTTATGCCGCTCATCCTTGACGCTGTGCGCCACTATACCACAGAAGGCGAGATCTGCGGCGTTCTTCGCGAAGAGTTTGGCGAATACAAGGAAAACGTGGTTCTTTAG